A region of the bacterium genome:
AAATAATAAAATTAAAATATTAATAATTGGACCTGACTCTCAAGGAGGCATTACTTCCGTTATTAAATTTTATTTTAAAAGCGGATTATCTGATGAGGCTTTTTTTCTTCCTTCATATACTGATGGAAATATTGTTCACAAAATTTTGTTTTTCAGTGTTTTTCTCATTAAATATCTTTTTATTTTAATAAAAGCTAAAAATATTAGCATTGTTCATATTAAATCATCACAAAATGGCAGTTTTATAAGAAAATCTATTGTTTTATTTATAGCTAAATTTTTTGGCAAAAAAACGATTTTTCATATTCATGGAGGTGAATTTGATTTATTTTATTGGAAATCCCCGCATTTTATAAAAAAAATAATAACAAATGTTTTAGACAAGTCTGATTTAATTCTTGTTTTATCTGAGCAATGGAAAAAAATAATCTTAAAAATGTCTTCTAATAATAATATTAAAATATTATATAATCCTACAATCATAAAAGAATCTGCCAACTCTCGCTCAGAAGAAGTAAACACCCTTTTTATGGGTCGTATCGGTACAAGAAAAGGGGTTTATGATATAATTGAAGCCGCAAAATCTCTACAAAATAAGAATGTAAAAATAATGCTCTATGGGGATGGAGAAATAGAGCAAGTTCAAAAATTAATAGATAAAAATAATTTAAATAATAAAATAAAAATTGGCGGCTGGATAAGAGGTGATGAAATAGACAAAGCCTATAAAAAAGCTGATATTTTTATACTTCCTTCTTATAACGAAGGTTTGCCAATGTCTGTGTTAGAAGCTATGTCTTATGCCCTTCCTGTAATTTCTACACCTGTAGGCGGAACCCCTGAAGCCGTTGAAGACGGAGTTAACGGATTTTTAATTCAATCTGGCGACTATAAAACACTGGCAGAAAAAATTGATTTTCTGGCAAATAATAAAGAACGCAGAGAACAAATGGGCATAGAAAGCTATAAAATTGCAAAAGAAAAATTTGATATTAATATAATTATCAAACAGCTAAGAGAAATATATCAGGATTTGGTTAAATAGGAAATTATAAAAAATGAATGAACAATCTATAAAAGAATTTTGGAATGAAAATTCCTGCGGCGAGTCCCAAGTTGGTGGATTTAAAGGAGATTATGAAGAATTTTTTGATAAATACGATAATTATCGTTATTCAAAAGAAAAACATATTCTAAAATGCCTTGATAAAATTGACTTTGACAAAAAAAAAGTTCTTGAAATAGGTCTGGGACAAGGAGCTGATTCTGAACAAATTATCCGAAGAGGCGGAATTTGGAGCGGCCTGGATTTGACAGAAACGGCTGTTGAACGTGTTAAGCAAAGACTACCTTTTAAACAACTTCCGTATCAAGACATAAAACAGGGGTCTGCGCTGGAAATTCCTTATCCTGATAATTCTTTTGATATTGTATATTCTTTTGGTGTTTTGCATCATATCCCTGAAATAGAAAAAGCGAGGGCTGAAATTGCCAGAGTTTTAAAGCCCGGCGGTAGGCTGGTTATGATGCTTTATGCAAAAAATTCACTGAATTATTTGTTTTCAATATCAATAATCAGAAGATTAGGAATTTTTTTATTATCTGTATTAAACATAAAATGCAAAAATGAAATTTATAATCAGCACATAGAAAATGCAAAAAAAATGGGACTGTTTAATTACTTAAAAATGAAAAATTTTATTCACAGAAATACAGATGGACCTTTGAACCCGTACTCTAAAGTTTATGATCGCTATAGCGTTGAGCAGGATTTTAAGGATTTTAAATTAAAAGAAATTCATAAAGAGTTTATGCACGCCCCTCCTTTGCCTGTACAAAATCTGCCCGGTGCCTCATTATTAGGATGGCATCTTTGGGTAGAAATGGATGTTTTGAAATAATGGAGTTTAATAGATGTGTGGTATAGCAGGAATTTATAATTTTAAAACACTTTATCCTGTGGAAGAAAATATTCTTCAGGAAATGAATAATACAATGATTCACAGGGGGCCTGATGATAACGGTGTTTTTATTGACAATGAAGTCGGACTCGGGCATAGAAGATTAAGTATTATTGATCTTTCAAGTGCGGGAAAACAGCCATTGTGTAATGAAGACAGCACTATTTGGCTTACTTTTAACGGGGAAATCTATAATTATGTTGAGTTAATCCCTCAATTACAAGCTAAAGGGCATATTTTTAAAAGTAAAACAGATTCGGAAGTTATAATTCATGCTTATGAAGAATGGGGAATAGATTGTATACACAAGTTTAATGGAATGTTTGGGTTTGCAATCTGGGATAAAAACAGAAAAAGACTTTTTATCGCGAGGGACAGGCTGGGAGTAAAACCTTTATATTATGCCTTTTCCGATGACGGAATTGTTTTCGCTTCTGAAATAAAAGCAATTTTAAAACATCCTGCGTACAAAAACCCTTCATCCGATAATCTTTCGGTATATGACTATGTTAATGAAGGTTATCTGGCAGGAAACAGAACTCTTTTTAAAGATATTCACAAACTCATTCCGGGCAGTTGTATGATAATTGAGAACGGAGAAGTAAAAGAAAATGTTTATTGGAAATTACAGCCGGCTCCGATAAACAGTGAGATTTCAGAAAAAGAATTTATTGAAAAACTAAGAGAATTAATTATTGATGCAGTAAAAATACGCCTCAGGAGCGATGTGCCGGTCGGCTTTCATTTGAGCGGCGGAATAGACTCAAGTGCGATTGTTTCGATTGCAAGTAAAATATTTAACTTTGATTCAAATACTTTTTCAATCAGGTTTACAGAATCTCCAAAATTTGATGAAGGTGAATTTATTGAAATAATAAAAAATGACTCAAAAACTTCTCATAAAGAGAGAATACCCGATTTTGAAAAAGAATTTCCTCAAAAATTAAAAGAAATAGTTTATTTGCTTGATGAGCCGACAGACGGTCCTGCGGTTTTATCAAAATTCGAGTTAAACAAATTTGTAAAGGAAAACGGCATAACTGTTGCTTTAACAGGTCAGGGCGCAGATGAAATTCTCGGCGGATATAAAAGATTTATCCATGATTATATTAAAGATTTAAAAAATCCTTATGTATTTAATCAGTTTTTAAAGAATACAGAAGTTGATAAACTGATTGTAAACGGATTTGACCACAGTTCACTGATACTGAATAATTTTTCCGATGTTATCTGTAAATTATTCAAATATAACAGTGCTGATTTTAAAAATTCCTTATTCAGTGATTCTATAAACAGTTTAATAAATCAAAATAATGTAAATCAGAATTGTTATAAAGAAATGTATCCTGCTGTTTTTGGAAAAGAAATTACTAATGTTTCAAGAAAAATGCATTATGAAACATCTTTTTATCTGCAAAGTCTTTTGCATGCGGACGACAGAACGAGTATGGGAACATCTCTTGAAACAAGAACTCCTTTTGTGGACTATAGAGTCGTAGAATTAGCTTCTCAAATTCCAGGCGTTCTGAAATTAAAGAATTTATCCACAAAGCACATCCTGAGAGAAGCCTTGAAAGGAATATTGCCTGAGCCTGTAAGAACGAGGAAAGATAAAAAAGGATTCCCCACGCCCGCTTCTATATGGTTCAGAACATCTCAAAAAAATTACTTAAACAGTATTATTAAATCAAAAGAATTTAAAGATAGAGATATTTTTAATATTAATTATGTAAAT
Encoded here:
- the asnB gene encoding asparagine synthase (glutamine-hydrolyzing), whose amino-acid sequence is MCGIAGIYNFKTLYPVEENILQEMNNTMIHRGPDDNGVFIDNEVGLGHRRLSIIDLSSAGKQPLCNEDSTIWLTFNGEIYNYVELIPQLQAKGHIFKSKTDSEVIIHAYEEWGIDCIHKFNGMFGFAIWDKNRKRLFIARDRLGVKPLYYAFSDDGIVFASEIKAILKHPAYKNPSSDNLSVYDYVNEGYLAGNRTLFKDIHKLIPGSCMIIENGEVKENVYWKLQPAPINSEISEKEFIEKLRELIIDAVKIRLRSDVPVGFHLSGGIDSSAIVSIASKIFNFDSNTFSIRFTESPKFDEGEFIEIIKNDSKTSHKERIPDFEKEFPQKLKEIVYLLDEPTDGPAVLSKFELNKFVKENGITVALTGQGADEILGGYKRFIHDYIKDLKNPYVFNQFLKNTEVDKLIVNGFDHSSLILNNFSDVICKLFKYNSADFKNSLFSDSINSLINQNNVNQNCYKEMYPAVFGKEITNVSRKMHYETSFYLQSLLHADDRTSMGTSLETRTPFVDYRVVELASQIPGVLKLKNLSTKHILREALKGILPEPVRTRKDKKGFPTPASIWFRTSQKNYLNSIIKSKEFKDRDIFNINYVNQLFDEHQQGRDHTFKLWFILNTEIWFREFIDR
- a CDS encoding glycosyltransferase, with the protein product MAINNKIKILIIGPDSQGGITSVIKFYFKSGLSDEAFFLPSYTDGNIVHKILFFSVFLIKYLFILIKAKNISIVHIKSSQNGSFIRKSIVLFIAKFFGKKTIFHIHGGEFDLFYWKSPHFIKKIITNVLDKSDLILVLSEQWKKIILKMSSNNNIKILYNPTIIKESANSRSEEVNTLFMGRIGTRKGVYDIIEAAKSLQNKNVKIMLYGDGEIEQVQKLIDKNNLNNKIKIGGWIRGDEIDKAYKKADIFILPSYNEGLPMSVLEAMSYALPVISTPVGGTPEAVEDGVNGFLIQSGDYKTLAEKIDFLANNKERREQMGIESYKIAKEKFDINIIIKQLREIYQDLVK
- a CDS encoding class I SAM-dependent methyltransferase, with amino-acid sequence MNEQSIKEFWNENSCGESQVGGFKGDYEEFFDKYDNYRYSKEKHILKCLDKIDFDKKKVLEIGLGQGADSEQIIRRGGIWSGLDLTETAVERVKQRLPFKQLPYQDIKQGSALEIPYPDNSFDIVYSFGVLHHIPEIEKARAEIARVLKPGGRLVMMLYAKNSLNYLFSISIIRRLGIFLLSVLNIKCKNEIYNQHIENAKKMGLFNYLKMKNFIHRNTDGPLNPYSKVYDRYSVEQDFKDFKLKEIHKEFMHAPPLPVQNLPGASLLGWHLWVEMDVLK